Within Triticum dicoccoides isolate Atlit2015 ecotype Zavitan chromosome 1B, WEW_v2.0, whole genome shotgun sequence, the genomic segment aattcctgcaaaagagattgaaacactaaaggtagctcgtgagaggtgttagttgttggttctccatccttgcacacaaggacaaagtgcatcacactagatgggttctcgcacatttctctcatctcacttttggtggcaaataggatgaggtttttctctctaggcgaagaggcgctcaagtttggcttgtggctctcactcactcttTGGTGGATCATtttctcactcttttctccatgatgggtggcttgcttgtcggctatgacttgactaggagacataggtcgtagcacatattccttccctttcatcttgaagctatagtgattggtacgcccgttatGGAAGACAAtatggtcgaattgccatggtcgaccaagaagaaggtggcaaacggtcattgggaccacatcacactccaaagtgtcctcatatgcaccaattttgaaggatacttggactGTATgcccaactcgtatagtgccggagtcacttagccattgaaccttgtaggggtgcgggttcttcctcttgaccaattgaagcttggagcatagttcttcacttgccaagttgtggcaactacctccgtcgatgatgaccttgatggaccttccattgatgccggcctttgtgtggaagatgtggcatcattggtcttcttgttgttgttgttgttgaagagtcaagaccttggagacaacgagagcggggctcgaatcctcatcacaaaagacttgatcatcttcatcctcgttcactagccggtgcatggccacttcctcaagggcttccatctcctcttcactcatggagtcataggtgccatcgtcgttgaggatcatggcaagctccccaatgtcacctggccaaaggggaccttcgtagagaccgtgaaggggtggcaacaggagtggttctacatcacggggcCCCGCGACTCCACATGGGCCGCCACTCCGGAGTTCAAATCCGGTCCTGCAATGCGGCTCACATCATGGATTAACAAGAGCCTGGATTGGGCATCATCCGACGAGGTGATGACGCTGCAGAAGTGCGTCAAGAGCATGATAGAGAAGAACACCAGCCTTGCCAATGTGATCCgggtgatgctttttcgccggattctcccctacCAACGCTGGACTCtccatttgtgggagtttgatccggctagCCCCCGGACCCTGTAGTGGTTCTTCGGCACAACacacgaagacatatggaagctgcttttcaaggcccaaAAGTCATGGCCGGAAACGACTAAAGACCTCGGCCTCGACTGTGCTCATCCAGCTACTCTCGTAAGTTTTTCAAATTTCCAAACATATCCTCAACTTGTAGATCCAAGGAGTATGCTAAGCCTTCCCTTTATCCTtcggggctggacgaagaaggcggagcgaatccagtgtccggctctgctgGCCAAAGACCCAGCTATTCCTCTTCTAATGAAGATGCTAGTTCCAGTGCCgtaccaggcgccggagaagaaggccaagaagaagggcaaggaggccagaaGTGGCCTTCGCCATAAAGGTACTTTGGACATAGTGTCCGAAGATACCGAAGTTCTCTCCTCCCATGACGGAGATGAAgacaaagaggaagaggaggagagcaattctccccttaagggggaAAAAGAAAAGGGGGGCCTCTGCGGACCTAGAGGCAGcaacgtccaagaaggggaagctcTCCCTTTCGGACGATTCGGAATCGGACACCGAAGCCGTCCCTGAGTGGCATCCCAggccgaagcccctggccgaatcgtaagtactcaaagATTATTTATATATCCAGCTTTTTATAAATTGTAGGATGACATATCATCTATGTGTttccagtgtgtggtggtggattgcctcgacgggctgaggatgaactagtacagtggacgaacaacctcaggaggtgaggtcttcttgggctcgatgagctagtgtgtgtgaggatgatctgaatgatcccccTCCCTTATttgtttctggaaatatgtgatttatagtatcaggggggtcgtcagcggggccactaggtggggacaacccacctgggcacgccaggagagggggggcacgccctggtgggttgtgcccacccaggtgcccctctctggCAGgtcttaactccaaaaattcttattattgatatacaaaatccttgcaaagtttcgttccattttgagaagttttatttctgcacgaaaacaacaccatggtagttttgctgaaaacagcgtcagtccggggttagtttcattcaaattatgcaaattagattccaaaacaagaggaaaagtgtgagaaaaagtagatacgttggagacgtatcagccaccatgCGGGTGGAGGAGGGGACGTCACTGTCATCAGAATCGAGGTTGCTAGCGTGGGGGGGAAGGAGGGCATGCTACCCGCATCCTCTCATTCAAGGAGGTGGAGCACGATACATGCCGCGTTCACTCAGGAGCTGCGAACCGTGCGACAGAGGCGCAACTCAAAGCTGATTGTGTCATGCTACTTGTGTGctcttcctcgaagaggaagggtgaagcaatatagtagctgatcagtatttccctcagtgagaagCAAGGTTACACCAATAAGAGAACTACATAAATCCTAGTGAATAGTACCTgcacacacaagagcaaatacttgcacccaacatgggCAAGAGGgtcgtcaatccccttgaactcgttacttgcaaggattaaatctagtAGTGATAGATATATaaattgaaaattaaaataaaaagaataaaattgCAGCAACGTATTTTTGGGTTTAGTAGTATAATTAaggtagacccgagggccatagttttcacaagaggcttctctctcgaaacaataacatacgatgggtaaacaaattactattgggtgaTACAtcgccaatgtatctataattttttattgttccatgctactatattatatgttttggatgttttatatgtattaatTCTATTTtatcttatttttgggactaacctattaacctagagccaagtgccagtttctgtttttccttgtttttgagttctatagaaaaggaatatcgaacggagtccaaatggaataaaagtttcgcggtgatttttcttggaccaaaagacatccacgGAATTTGGAGAGGGGGTCAGAAGAtgatcgaggaggccacaagcctcctaggcgcgccccaggggcgcgccctaagggcttGTGAGACCCTCGTgtgtcctccaaccctaattcttactccataaatactcaaatattcccaaaccaccggAGGCATccgccaaaatacttttccgccagcGCAAGCCTCTATTCCCGTGAGATTCCgtcttgggaccttttccggcaccctgccggagggggattcgatcacggagggcatctacatcaaccaactagattggtttttcttgcaatgggagaggtgcttagttttgggttcaatcttgtggtgccctcacccagtgacatagtaggggtagcgaggcacgtattgtattgttgcatcaatggtaaaaagatggggttttcatcatattgcttgagtttatccctccccATCAtggcatcttacttaaggcgttactccgttcttatgaacttaatactgtagatgcatattggatagcggtctatgtgtggagtaatagtagtagatgcagacaggagtggatctacttgacacgaacgtgatgcctatattcatgatcattgccttggatatcgtcataacttttcgcttttctatcaattgctctacaataatttgtttacccgccgtatgttttctttcaagagagaagcctctagtgaaagctatggccatcggtctattttccatcatatattttcagatctataaatcaAAAGACCCCAAAAATATCTTGTTGCAATTTATTCAGATTTATTTtagtttgcctttttatttatcttttatacctatctctattagatctcactcctgttcgagaccgtgaagggattgacaacccatttttcACGTTGAGTGCAAGTGTTTCTTAGTTTGtgaaggtgcatagattggagacttgcttgtacctcctactggattgatgccttggttcttaactgaggggaatacttatctctactttgctgcatcacccttttctcttcaagtgaaaaatcaacgcaagctcaagaaatagcattgggcaattgatagaaaagcgcatagttatgatgttattcatggcaatgatcacatatataggcatgacgtccgtgacaagtagagcgactcctgcctccatctactactattactccaccaatcgaccactatccagcattcaCCTATGGTATTGAGTTCATGAcaaacaaagtaacgctttaagcaagatgacatgatgtagacagaataaaaccaagcaatatgattaaaccccattgttttacccttaatggtaataatacaaatatgtgcctcgctatCCTTTCTGTCACTagctaagaacaccgcaagattgaacccactacaaagcacctctccttctaaatataaatcaatctagttggccaaaccaaatggatagatcggcgagaaatacaaagttataataatcatgcataataaagttcagaaaagactcagttACTTTCAattaataatctgatcataaaaccataattcatcggatcacaacaaacacaccgcaaaagaagattacatcgaatagaactccaagaagattgagCAGAACATTGTATAGAaggtcaaagagagagaagaagccatctagctactagctatggacctgtaggtctatggtgaactactcacagtcACATATCATCAGAAGGACAACAAGGCTGAtgttagaagccctccgtgatcgattccccctccggcagagtaccggaaaagcctccagatgggatcgcggaagaacaaaGACTTGCGGCGGCGGGAGAATTGTTTCGGGTTGCTCTGTGGGTTTTGTCAATATTTGCaaatttatagaagtggaattaggtcagacggagccaTGTGGGGCCCACAGGGTAATAGGGCGCGCCCTGTTGCCTTGTCGTCTCCTCGCTTCTTGTCTGGTGGTCTCCTCCCGAAGCTTATAGGGTCTCTTTTGTTCAGAAAAAACTTTAAAAAGTTTCGtagcgtttggattccgtttggtacagattttcttaaaaataaaaaacaagcagaaaacaacaactggcattagatactgggttaataggttacactggtggaaaaagggcctttcgtcgcggttcgcaactgccattagtcgcggttgcgcaaccgcgaccgaacgggcgtgaCTAAAGGCCNNNNNNNNNNNNNNNNNNNNNNNNNNNNNNNNNNNNNNNNNNNNNNNNNNNNNNNNNNNNNNNNNNNNNNNNNNNNNNNNNNNNNNNNNNNNNNNNNNNNNNNNNNNNNNNNNNNNNNNNNNNNNNNNNNNcccccccttaaacctgttttctgtttaatttgtattgttttatttcttttgtgctttattttaattttgaaggagtttcacatattctacggtactacatacatgcatatgaatgtacaatttcaaacaaatttgaaattaaaaccaaaaagaattcaagaggaatatacaatatatattcaatatcatcggatgaccatatacaattttgaacaagtttccatacataatttaatgcatataaagttctacgtcctcgtaatggtgttctcctttaggatcgaggacttccctcctgaaccatccagctagttcctcttgaagtggtcggaagcgagcttctggactaagcatcatccggaggttattcctctgagcattggtatcactcggaacccgctcagaggtgtatctccggatcatctcacagacatagtatgcacatagattggtccccgctggctgaatatcctcaccattcttagcctttgcccttttgaattctagctcttttttgaattcaccgacctttgtatctacgaaccgtctccaaaccctacgaggcaaagaaaattaaatgaacaagagagttattagttacttgatattaggaaatgaacgaaataggccgatcgatatagagcgcaaatgaatgaaaataattacttctgcagcattcttctaatgtcgacccaaagctttggatccttattcagagagtcgtggacgagacattctgaggtgtcaactttaattactagcagaatccagtggaacctgcggacacgatacatgcacagtacgtcatgcataactcatcgattagccggccacataccatgcatggagtaaacaaaagagaatgtgctcaagacagaaacactcacccaaaatggtaaggaaatagaatatcacttttgagttcctgctttgtaagaaactgccacaggtctgcctccatgtcggcggggtgatgctccaacacatatccattaacgatgtgtgggtcaatgaacccaacatcatggatgttccttactctgcattccttaatcttcattctgcatgtataatagcggacacaacaatatagttaggacatatatatagtgcaggcaatatgaacgagatggggtagaaataaatcacttacagaacgtagcaactaatgatagatttgtcgagctcgcgcagattgaaaagctggaacaattcactcagatgaatttgtacatagtaatgtttgaagtgatgctcatatctaacttccgcataaatatattctttggcgtttttattttttatgtaacccttgtaccatttcagcagacctttcatttgtggaggtagatcctgttcctgcgcaggctcgacgagaggcccattcttcacatatgtaattactacctccttcactggcgcctcatcaaggcctaacagttcacgaagagtaatacctaagttggccgcttgttctctggcactcgttacagtcaatccatgtgctgccgcagctgctatgatatcggggtcatccggaccggcggctttcactataagcggggcaatcgattgtttactttgttccccgagctgggcaactcgtttcccgctttttttactttgtaattccgttttctcggcctcctccaaggctttgttctcctggttctccgcccgctctttcttctccttcaacatgagtgcctgcctacgaagttcacgtgcatagtcgtcaggcagattcttcgcggcttgggacggtgtgctcaaaaatgacttagcccacttcttttgctcatcagaaaatactggcttgggctcgggctctcttttcttcttgcagtccgccttccatttctcatgatcagcagccgcggccgcggcagtttcctcggcactacgttcccaaggccttgtggggagaggcttcaatgatggctctggtacctttgtggtcttaggtacataagggtccgggttaataatccaggactgcttctgcttctttgccggaggtggattggggggcggcgtctgatcacccgccggacgaggactggggggcggcgtctaatcacccgccggacgttgtggactggggggcgtcggctgacgtgacggaggtgtaggtgaaccgccaccaccgtaggggggtggacttgttgtccttggcgcctcgcctggaaacttgataaacttcttttgccatagaatgaaatggcgcttgacatctccaagtcttttctgcccttcaggtgtagcaatgtcaatctccaggtcctcaaacccttggactatgtcctccaccgtgacacgagcatagccatattgaatgggggtgttgtggtggagtgctccaggtaaacatggtaaagcactgccgatggctaccttcatggacatgttcccgataggataatacagatgacattctttcatctcctttatatcgtccacggggtagcgaggaggctccggtgcagtaatttcgaccaccagaggctccggtgcagtaatttcgaccaccagaggctccggtgcagtaatttcgatcgtcggtgcatctgcaccagccggtggggcctccgtggaagccacactgcttctccgctgctggcttctgagatccgctggatgatcttcatgctgcgcccgagctgcatctcgttcggctactagtacactcacggttttcttcatcacatccatttccgatgccaaccgcgccacaacatctgcttcccgatccatctttctcttccggcttctgtaaccatacgggtcatcgttctgggggaaccctattttccacggaatgtgccccatgcctcgtacacgtcctccgtgttcaggattcccgagggcttttgtcagcgcgtcgttctctctgttgaacttgatcttcccctcttgagcatccctcattgcgtcaataagggcttgggtgggtttaattattttgccccggtaaacacagtcccctgtctccgggttgagcgttcccccatgcccgtaccaccagcttttggcccttgggtcccatccctccgtacctggacggattcctcgcgccctcagctcgttctccatcttctcccacctaggctcccaaaggcgataccctcctggccccataatatgattgtactccttcttagccgcattttccttattttttcgatatttgaatgaactgctccgatttcttttgcttcacaaattctggccaatcatgtttcagtttctcatattgtcctttgaaatccggagtcttgttctgcttgacaaagtcatgggctagattttgcttgaatttccggaatgcgtcggccatcttatgaagagcgaactgtttgactagcctcctcctctccttgttttcctcaatcttgttaccctcctcatcgaatttgttgtattccggaggtagaacgaaatgttccataagctttttgaagcaatctttttttgttctcttatcgacgaaagtgaaaccagcaattcgtgccttctttggcttattccactcctggacggtgatcgagatgttgtctctaacaatggctccgcattggttgacaaacttggtggcgttcttgcggggctccagcggcctgccggttgcactgtcgacaacctcgatggtgcatgtttctccttgtttcatcgtcttggttgcgccacgctttgacgacgtactcgattgtttcgacgatccggccgagggctaaaataagaaagagagtcgcgcgcgttagtccacacatatttattcaaatcagttagtttgtatcaccagaggctcaatgtatatatatatacctcggcgccggaggtggttgctacttccatttgaagatcgtcgtttatcgacgtttgttcggcatcatcttgctgacagcgcccttcatcttcaccgtcaaggttcagataagaagagatatcatcttcttcttgtccggtcggcacatatagaatatcgccgtttatgatgccgaacatatgtgcttcaccgtccggatcatagttgtccataatcgggtcagctctatcgtccgccattatgtcagtcctgaaaacatgtagtaaaaacaaattaattaagtgaagaaggggggcggtggcggtggcggtggcgaaagggcggtggcaaaaggagggggcgaggaaggggtgggagagggtgtcgcggtagagcgcgagacggggcggcagacgacggcatcacggagagggaggcgaggacaacacacatttataaccctcgccgtcccctctcgatccctaaaaaaacaccgcgcgcatcgccgcccccctcgctgccccctctccgtatatacgttttttttcttaattatcaaattttacggttttttttgttaattatcaagttttaagttattttaccgtttttgttaaactaattaactagttaaaattaaaaagaacaaaaaaaattctctctctctctccacgatctcatcaaaactaattcaattcaatatgttaaaaacacaaatattatatcaaaaaattcagaaaaataaaactaattcaattcaaaattctaaaaatacaaataacatatcaaaaaattaagaaaaataaaactaattcaattcaaaatgttaaaaatacaaataatatatcaaaaaattcagaaaaataaaactaattcaattcaaaattttatacgcctaggcaggagtatgactaaatcactccaaatttcatgtatcatcagtggtatctcgaatcattcgaaaatggacaccaaacacatcacgggtaatataattcacatgatccattcaacaaagtttggtacaataaattattacacatcatttcttcccttgtgtccctgcttgcttacgattgtgccgtatccatagagcatcctcatcatttaacttaatgcttgggtcggtgttcactttgaagggcggaatttcagcaaacatattataatcttctgacatgtctgtcttgtcctccactcccacgatgtttcttttccctgaaagaacaatgtggcgctttggatcatcgcatgatgtactggtcgttttcttatctttccgtttcctcggtttgctactcatgtccttcacatagaaaacctaagcgacatctttcgctaggacgaatggttcgtcaaggtaaccaagattgttgaaatccaccattgtcattccgtattgctggtccacctttaccccacctcctgttagcttgaaccatttgcaccggaacaaagggatagctttcatcgatagctttcatcgatgaaatcatccccttcttcatcttcttccattataacccctctttctccatgcttggtccaacaattatagcttggcatgaaaccgtgccgaagcaggtgcaggtgaacttctcttgaggaagagtaacccttctgattcttacagtcaacacatggacagataacaaaacccttctgcttgttcgcattagccactacgaggaaatctttcaaacccgtagtgaactcgcgggagagtcggttaccgtacatccattgccgattcatctgcattattataatataaaatatataattaaccatcatgcatttgttaaagtaactagctataaacaatagaaattaaacaatgaacaacacacatgcatattttatcaatgacacacatgcatgaaaggttcaagttgctaaccgcgatcaaggaggaacctcaagtgtggctccaacacttcatatcatgtttgtttcacgctgttgggcatttcatcaaacaccttgtgtgcataagaggaaccaaaagcaaacctacacccccttgtgaagagaagtggcaccaaatggctaagtgagtgcgctgaactggtatatataggggaggagctttagtcgcggttggcctggccaaccgcgactaaaggcctttgggcacctttagtcgcggttggcctggccaaccgcgactaaagcccctcacgtgcaccagctggccaccgagcgccctggcccaagtctttggtcgcggttcgtctgccgaaccgcgactaaagacttcattagtcgcggttcctacagtttcgcgactaatggggctggacggaagcctctttttctactagtgttagttgccaaaaataatataatatagTATAAAAGTATCTaagattgataaaataatagcatgaaacaatcaagaattatatatactttggagacgtatcatgccgccgccatggccgagctccttgccaatcaaaaattataaatacgtgtagtttgatttatttattttttgcataAAATCATGAATTAACAAGTCTCACAAGGTCATTACTAAACATCAAACTGAGACACTAAATGATCAGAAATTAATCAATCCTCAAAAAACTTGCACTACGTTTTAATTAGTTCTAATTCCATTTCGGTTCTTCTTCATGTTCTCCAAAACTAACTTCTTACACGTACCTAAATCCGTGTTCGAGTTTTCTACTGTAAATCTGTAATGCTAGTCTATATGGATAGCACCGCGACTAAAGAAACTGATCTATATTAAGTTTGACTTGAAGCGCCATCACATTCACTGAACTGTGTAATCCAGTGTAAATGGAGATGCACTTCACGGCACCATTTCATTTGCGACTCAGCTATTTGTTAAAAACCTCTTCGGAATCCCCAGATCAAACCATTTTTTTTCAGCACGAGAGAGTGATTTTATTACCACCAGGCTCTACATCATCGAGCGGGATAATGCAGACGGCCCAATCCGCACAAGAAACTGCATGCAATACATTACAATTTCCTATGGTTGGATCTCCACTAGACCACTACACCTTGGACTTGAGACAAAAAGGCAACGGAAGCATGCTAAGTGCAGCACCATCACACTAGTGACTTCACAGTTGCAGCCAATTGCTATTTTCAGAATGTGCTGTTTTGGCACAAAAATGTTTGGTAACAGGAGAAGATCGGCGCATGCGCAGCCGCACCACTATCTCGACGACTTTTCGTACCAGAACCAATATTCACCACTTTAACCGTCTATAAGAGCAACCCAAAAACCGTGAACTATGCAGGCAGTCCCAAGTCTCAAAGACAGTGTAGCTAGTAAGTGAGACTGTAAGTGTTAAGACATGAAGAACTCTCACTGCAGCAGTTTGCTCCTGGTGTGCTCAGTTCTTGTGCTCTGCCTCGTAACTGGAGACGCTAGGTGCGACAAGTTAAGCAGCAATTTCTATGCCTGGACGTGCCCCAGAGTGTACAACATCGTCCAGCAGCACGTGTATTCTGCCATGAGGGAAGAGCTGAGGATGGGGGCCTCTCTGCTCAGGCTCCATTTCCATGACTGCTTTGTCAATGTACCTCAAGTTTCTTCTGAACTTACTATGAATGTTATGTTGCTGTCCGTCTACTATTGTGTTGCAGTTACTGAAAAAGAATGTTGTGATGTATCCAGGGCTGTGATGGTTCAATCTTGCTGGATGGTGCTGATGGCGAGAAATTTGCACTACCCAACATGAACTCTGTCAGAGGGTACGAGGTCATCGACGCAATCAAGGCCGACCTCGAGAACATGTGCCCCGGGGTGGTGTCCTGTGCTGACGTTGTAGCCCTTGCAGCTGGCTATGGAGTACCCTTTGTGAGCATCTTGCATCTTATGCTCCATTTTGTCAGATACATTCAGCTTGTCATACAAAGTATTGAGTAACTATGCACTGCTTTTTCTCAGAGTGGAGGGCCTTACTATAATGTTCTTCTGGGGAGAAGGGACGGTCTGAAGGCGAATCAGTCAGGAGCTGGCAACGGCCTGCCCTCGCCATTTGAACCGATTAGCTCCATCGTAAAGAAGTTTGCCGATGTCGGCCTCGACACGAAAGACGTGGTGGTCCTGTCAGGTAACAGTTT encodes:
- the LOC119325814 gene encoding peroxidase N-like; translation: MKNSHCSSLLLVCSVLVLCLVTGDARCDKLSSNFYAWTCPRVYNIVQQHVYSAMREELRMGASLLRLHFHDCFVNGCDGSILLDGADGEKFALPNMNSVRGYEVIDAIKADLENMCPGVVSCADVVALAAGYGVPFSGGPYYNVLLGRRDGLKANQSGAGNGLPSPFEPISSIVKKFADVGLDTKDVVVLSGAHTIGRARCVLFSDRLASTKSSENPTLDATMAASLQMLCTGGDGNQTTALDVSSADVFDKQYYHNLLSKKGLLTSDQGLFSADEDVVVSTTKALVQTYSDDGEQFFSDFGASMLKMGSIPLPAGSAGEIRCNCRVPNPK